In Paroedura picta isolate Pp20150507F chromosome 12, Ppicta_v3.0, whole genome shotgun sequence, one DNA window encodes the following:
- the CKAP2L gene encoding cytoskeleton-associated protein 2-like, which translates to MKPPLPKRAAAAAAQEERWRKLQEYLAAKGKLKQPSTKPYLKDKTNQQNLIPSKSDPTARCKKSITLNKTKGEQKKETTKYSVPASRGPQSRSSSAPASQKPQNAPSGLSRKGPRHALPSKASADNLTRKQSTTISSKYGLCQGRKTNKLEPVTEPRTQALQQTAKSLTHPNHPGESRQEKAFKDNLGSQSRLGLEKKEAAKLGLPSGSQTMHSRPNAGFASQGSMPAKRQAQTYQATKSQVQRNPRGPSAHLKGADLQKRVPRVPGALVALKVGQSSIRSRPEMKCRGVNPRATKQGTNVLRPQKENAAQSRTGGAPGALQTARLKQQRPTPCKAQPVRRHPSNSCASKNRSVSELRGKRTLPLAARDGINKCGSSARRNQSSKKLQQVKSLGTANRITGTLRCERTKSRQLGMGTGQEPKTPCTQDRRKLLEQWLKSQGKSYKRPPMTLPAAKPRKKRASLNQSFWNSLGEEEERTDRSLIEKISSTLTECLKLAEEGFPSEEILAMLSQIPEAEKFAQFWICKANLLARHGTFDVAGLYEAAVRAGAVPLQKLKEVVVDLLKNPGKTTQEIPAQVSPLPARDQAEMSPPSTVRRQAFQPVSGIKLQVVPLPRVRELCAGPDTKLLTPVRRSLRIEGASAGYPEMLKDHNTVVASLDELLPEVHGSLFVFRKNEALPEEAEGELLRW; encoded by the exons AGGAGCGATGGAGGAAACTACAGGAATATTTAGCAGCCAAAGGGAAGCTGAAGCAACCCAGCACCAA GCCATACTTAAAGGACAAGACTAATCAGCAGAATCTGATTCCCTCCAAATCAGACCCA ACTGCCAGATGTAAAAAATCCATTACCCTGAACAAGACAAAAGGCGagcagaagaaggagacgacaaaATATTCGGTCCCTGCTAGCCGAGGTCCACAGAGCAGATCATCTAGCGCTCCTGCCTCTCAGAAACCCCAGAATGCACcatcagggctgtcaagaaagggACCGCGGCATGCTCTTCCTTCAAAGGCCTCTGCTGACAACCTTACCCGGAAACAGAGCACCACAATATCCTCCAAATATGGCTTATGTCAAGGAAGAAAGACTAACAAGTTGGAGCCAGTCACTGAACCGAGGACTCAAGCACTCCAGCAAACTGCAAAAAGTCTCACACATCCCAACCATCCTGGGGAGAGCAGGCAAGAAAAGGCTTTTAAGGACAACCTGGGGAGCCAGTCCCGTCTGGGCCTTGAGAAGAAGGAAGCTGCAAAGCTTGGGCTCCCATCTGGGTCCCAAACAATGCACAGCCGACCAAATGCAGGCTTCGCTTCCCAAGGCAGCATGCCTGCGAAAAGGCAAGCACAGACTTATCAGGCTACTAAGTCACAGGTCCAGCGCAACCCCAGAGGGCCTTCTGCTCATCTCAAAGGAGCTGATCTTCAGAAGCGAGTCCCTAGGGTGCCGGGAGCACTGGTTGCACTAAAGGTTGGCCAGTCCTCTATTCGTTCAAGGCCAGAAATGAAATGCCGGGGTGTAAATCCCAGGGCAACAAAGCAAGGTACCAACGTGCTAAGGCCCCAAAAGGAGAATGCAGCACAGTCAAGGACAGGCGGAGCTCCAGGTGCTCTTCAGACGGCACGGTTGAAGCAGCAGCGGCCGACTCCTTGCAAGGCTCAGCCTGTGAGAAGGCACCCGAGCAATTCTTGTGCCTCGAAAAACCGCTCGGTATCAGAATTAAGAGGAAAACGGACTCTCCCTTTGGCTGCACGTGATGGCATCAACAAGTGTGGAAGCTCAGCAAGGAGGAACCAGAGCAGTAAGAAGCTCCAGCAAGTGAAATCTCTCGGCACAGCCAATAGAATCACTGGCACTCTGAGATGTGAAAGAACGAAGTCAAGGCAGCTGGGGATGGGAACAGGTCAAGAGCCCAAAACCCCATGCACACAGGATCGCAG GAAGCTGTTGGAACAGTGGCTAAAGTCCCAAGGGAAATCCTACAAGCGGCCACCGATGACCCTGCCTGCTGCAAAGCCTCGGAAGAAAAGGGCGAGTCTGAACCAGTCCTTCTGGAACAGcctgggggaagaggaggagaggacGGATCGCAGCTTGATTGAGAAGATCTCAAGTACATTGACCGAGTGCCTGAAGCTTGCTGAAGAG GGATTCCCTTCAGAAGAGATCCTGGCCATGCTTTCCCAGATCCCGGAGGCAGAGAAGTTTGCCCAGTTCTGGATCTGCAAAGCAAACCTGCTGGCGCGACACGGCACATTCGACGTGGCCGGGCTGTACGAAGCGGCTGTTCGTGCCGGGGCTGTG CCACTGCAGAAGTTGAAGGAGGTTGTCGTTGATCTTTTGAAGAACCCAGGCAAGACAACCCAGG AGATCCCTGCTCAAGTTAGTCCTCTGCCTGCCAGGGACCAGGCTGAGATGAGTCCCCCGAGCACCGTGCGACGCCAGGCTTTCCAGCCGGTCTCAGGCATCAAGCTACAAGTTGTTCCACTGCCCAG AGTGAGAGAGCTGTGTGCAGGGCCAGACACAAAGCTCTTGACTCCAGTGCGGCGTTCCCTGCGGATAGAAGGTGCCAGCGCTGGCTACCCAGAGATGCTGAAGGATCACAACACGGTAGTGGCTTCCCTCGACGAACTTCTGCCCGAGGTGCATGGGAGCCTTTTCGTCTTCCGCAAAAACGAAGCCTTGCCAGAGGAGGCGGAAGGGGAGCTCTTGAGGTGGTGA